The following coding sequences are from one Epinephelus moara isolate mb chromosome 7, YSFRI_EMoa_1.0, whole genome shotgun sequence window:
- the insig2 gene encoding insulin-induced gene 2 protein isoform X1, with protein MSRTLTAMSDSTVTSGQQQWSGPGQTSQPFRGPYISVITNRTTNLVIRGAMLFTVGVFLALVLNLLQVQRNVTLFPPDVISSIFSSAWWVPPCCGTASAMIGLLYPCIDSRLGEPHKFKREWSSVMRCVAVFVGINHASAKVDFANNVQLSLTLAALSIGLWWTFDRSRSGFGLGISIAVLATLATQLLVYNGVFHLVLSRLRPVVGPSMDPLQFAYQPGIGVDEAVIFLLHRALSHLEKPGSSVRIMFFDFSSAFNTIQPALLRDKLEHIGVANHLTSWILDYLTGRPQYVRTQDCVSDLVVCSTGAPQGTVLALFLFTLYTADF; from the exons ATGTCCCGAACACTGACAGCTATGAGCGACAGCACAGTGACCAGTGGCCAGCAGCAGTGGTCGGGGCCCGGGCAGACGTCACAGCCTTTCCGGGGCCCCTATATCTCAGTCATCACCAACAG GACTACCAACCTGGTGATCCGAGGGGCCATGCTGTTTACCGTGGGTGTCTTTCTGGCCCTGGTGCTGAACTTACTTCAGGTGCAGAGAAATGTCACCCTCTTTCCACCCGATGTCATCAGCAGTATCTTCTCTTCAGCCTGGTGGGTGCCGCCCTGCTGTGGTACAGCCTCAG CGATGATTGGGTTGTTGTACCCCTGTATCGACAGCCGTCTGGGTGAGCCACACAAGTTCAAGCGGGAATGGTCCAGTGTGATGCGCTGCGTAGCTGTGTTTGTGGGTATCAACCACGCAAGTGCT AAAGTGGACTTTGCCAACAACGTCCAGCTGTCTCTGACTCTGGCGGCGCTCTCCATTGGTTTGTGGTGGACGTTTGACCGCTCCCGCAGCGGCTTTGGCCTGGGAATCAGCATCGCCGTGTTGGCAACACTGGCCACTCAACTCCTGGTTTATAATGGAGTCTTTCA TCTGGTCCTGTCTCGTCTCCGCCCCGTAGTAGGCCCTTCAATGGACccgctgcagtttgcctaccagcctggcattggggtggacgaagccgtcatcttcctcctgcatagagctctttcccacctggagaagcccggaagctctgtgagaatcatgttctttgatttctccagcgctttcaacaccatacagcctgcacttctgagggacaaactggagcacataggggtggctaatcacctcacatcctggatcctggactacctcaCGGGCCGGCCAcagtatgtcaggacccaggattgtgtatcggacttggttgtctgcagtacggGGGCCCCGCAGGGAACAGTGCTGGCActgttcctcttcaccctctacactgcagacttttgA
- the insig2 gene encoding insulin-induced gene 2 protein isoform X2 has protein sequence MSRTLTAMSDSTVTSGQQQWSGPGQTSQPFRGPYISVITNRTTNLVIRGAMLFTVGVFLALVLNLLQVQRNVTLFPPDVISSIFSSAWWVPPCCGTASAMIGLLYPCIDSRLGEPHKFKREWSSVMRCVAVFVGINHASAKVDFANNVQLSLTLAALSIGLWWTFDRSRSGFGLGISIAVLATLATQLLVYNGVFQYTSPDFLYIRSWLPCIFFAGVITMGNIGRQLALYEYKFIQEKTHQD, from the exons ATGTCCCGAACACTGACAGCTATGAGCGACAGCACAGTGACCAGTGGCCAGCAGCAGTGGTCGGGGCCCGGGCAGACGTCACAGCCTTTCCGGGGCCCCTATATCTCAGTCATCACCAACAG GACTACCAACCTGGTGATCCGAGGGGCCATGCTGTTTACCGTGGGTGTCTTTCTGGCCCTGGTGCTGAACTTACTTCAGGTGCAGAGAAATGTCACCCTCTTTCCACCCGATGTCATCAGCAGTATCTTCTCTTCAGCCTGGTGGGTGCCGCCCTGCTGTGGTACAGCCTCAG CGATGATTGGGTTGTTGTACCCCTGTATCGACAGCCGTCTGGGTGAGCCACACAAGTTCAAGCGGGAATGGTCCAGTGTGATGCGCTGCGTAGCTGTGTTTGTGGGTATCAACCACGCAAGTGCT AAAGTGGACTTTGCCAACAACGTCCAGCTGTCTCTGACTCTGGCGGCGCTCTCCATTGGTTTGTGGTGGACGTTTGACCGCTCCCGCAGCGGCTTTGGCCTGGGAATCAGCATCGCCGTGTTGGCAACACTGGCCACTCAACTCCTGGTTTATAATGGAGTCTTTCA GTATACTTCTCCAGACTTCCTGTATATTCGCTCCTGGTTACCTTGCATCTTCTTTGCGGGGGTTATAACTATGGGAAACATAGGACGGCAGCTTGCCTTG tacGAGTACAAATTCATTCAGGAAAAGACCCATCAGGACTGA